CCGCAGGGAGCGCAGACGTGTCTGTCCCTTCTTTCGGCGTCAATTCACTTCACACATGTCCGTTTTCCCCACTCTGTGCCCTCTGTGACTCTGTGGTTAAGCTTCATCAATTTGCACCACAGAGCCACAGAGAATGCAGAGAATGCAGAGAATGCAGAGAATGCACCTACGTTCCCTCCATCGCGGGATCTCCCGCTTGCTGACACACATGCCAAATTCCCTTATGTATTATGACTTCTAGAAATCAGGAAGCCCTCTATTTCTCAGCGTATAGTTGCACTCAAACCATCTCCTTGGAGGTAAAACCTACATCCGGCACCGGACACTGGCCGCAGTCAATGAACCCTTCATACCTTCGATCGGCGACCGTCAGCAAGTCGCGTGAACAGAGCTCAACGATTTCGCCTGGAAGTAGGTTTATTCGAACCATTGTCTTGTTTTCAGTAAGCTGCGCACGTATCGCCCTGACAATCCTATTCTTCCGATGTACCAGTCTCCCAATATCCAGAAACCACTTCCCCTTGGCATCTCCTATCAAATGAAGCAACTGTGCACTCACTATGTATTTGTCTCCGCAAATGACTGTGAATTCAACAAACTGTCCATCATTTACGAGTTTGGCAGACAAAAAAGACCCAAAGTTACGTCTTCGTATACTTCGCTTACTCAGTCTTGCTTGGACATATGGCCTGTTCTTCCGACAGTACTGTCTCCATGGGACATATCCTCCTTGTTCTGGCCAAAAGAAATCCTCAAATGCCGGTTCGCACTGGCCAATAACATGGTCGGCATGAATCGTATGCGCTTGGTTGTTGGAAAGATAAAGTTCAACAAAGCTGAACTCGGATCGCCTGCCGTAGTACCCTAGACGACTGAGCTTGATTCCTACTGTCCTTCGCATGGAGCCGGAACGCATCGGAAGATGAGTCCTCCAATGCCTTGCCCAGCTTGCGAATTGATCCCGTGTGTCATGGGGCTCCGCCCACCACTTTCCTTGACTATATATGAGATCGGGCACGCTGTACCAATCAGAGATATATGCAGTGCTGACTGTATATCTGGCTCCGTTGGGATACACGAAAACCACATTGGCTGCGTCCTCCGAAAGGAAACAATCTCGGAACGTGTTGTATGCAAAAGGCTCACTTCCTATTCCTTTGCCGATGACATGTGTCACTAGTGGAATTCGGTCGTTCAGCTTTCCCATCTCTTCTCTTCCCATTCAGTATCTGCAATTCAGTCTTTGCATGTGTATGCGCTTACGCTATCGTAATCAAACTGGCTACTTGTAACTCTTTGGGGTGCTGCTGCTAAAACAGGTGTTGATGATAATGTTCTAGAAACAACGTTGCTGTCCACTTACATTTGGAAGCGGTGGTGGATATCTCAGAATTGTGGAAGGCTCATCATGGGGTACATAGGGAACGTAATGTTCAAGGGGAATCTCTGCGGCATCAAGTTCGGCGGGGCAATCCAGAAAGAGAAGTAGCGGCCCCAGAAAAGGTAATAAAGGCAATTTTGTTGGTGGCCTGGGTACGGGTGCCTTGCGCGGCTTTATCAGTCCTCTCTCTGTTAAGTGCTCTATAAGATTCTTAAGGCCATCGTCGGATCCGGATCCAGGGACCGGTGTGCCATCCGGTCTCAACCGACAAATGGTTTTGCCTGGTCGTCCTCCGGCATTTGTCTTTACGTCTATGTGATATTCCTCTGGGGATATTCCGGGTCCTTTGTGTGAAGCAGTGTCTTTGCAGTACCAGTGTTGTTTGTATTTGAATTCCTTCTTCTTTCCAGCGAGGCCCAGTTCATCTACAAAGTGGGTTGGAATGCCAGATGCGTAGCTGTATAGATTTGATTCAACCTCAGCCAAATCCCTCGCCGTCCACCGCGCCAATCCTGGCGCGTAGTAACGGTACGGGGCGAAATACATCCCCGTGACGGGGTCGAGGTCGTGGCCGGTGTACGTACGCGTGGCGGACGCGCCGTCGTGGTACGTCGGGCCGCCGTACGGGTCATAGTCAAACCGCGCCAACGCCGCCTTCGCCTGACTGCGCAACGTCCGCGTCGACCCAAGATGATCCTGCGTATAATACCGCGCCGTCCCCGTCACCGGGTCGAGCCCCTGTATATCCGCCAACACATTCCCCCGCGACGCCGCACGCGATTGGGCTACGCTCCCTCCATCGCAAGGCTTCCCACTAGCTGCAGGCATGTCATACGCCTGCTCGGCGTTTTATCTACTACTTAACTGAGATGTCCCAGTATTTCCAGATATAACTTTGCCTATTGTTGTTCCCCAGAGTTTTTAAATGAGTGACCAGGCGTGACAGTAAGAATTGATCCGTTCTTGCTGGACATCCAACTGACAAAGTATTCTTCGCTTCCATAATCGCCGGTTACAGAAAAACAATACCCTCCGAGTTGGTTGCCCAAACGATTTCTGGACACAAACCACGTCACGCAGTCGATGTCTGTCACAGGGCCAACTCTGTCATTTCCTACTGCCTCCATGCGTATCCTGCTGCGACTCTCTTCATATTCCGACCTGCGAAAGACATCGTATGCGGTGACAAATTGCCCGATCCCCAAGAAAGCGACACCCCCGGCCAGAATGGCTAGTCCCCTCTGACAACAGACAGGCAAATTCCTTGCGATTTCCGTAAGTATTATATTACACGGAACCCATAACCAAAGCGTTCCCTCGATTGCACCTACCAACCCAGAAGGCCAATGAATACTCAACGCGCCTATCGCTGCGAACGTCATGAGGAGAAGCGTGGAGAGAATAAAGACTACAAATGTAGATAAGTATTTTGCGGTCACCCGGCGCGAAGTTTCGGCGCCGATAAAGCAGTTCATGCAACGCGAGAGCACAAGGAACCAACTCACGGGCGCCAGAAGTAAACTGACGAATACGGGCCACCTGGAACGAATAAACCGTGCTTCGGCAGGGACCAGAATGTGAGGCACCAACCCCAGAGCCATTATTATCCCAGAGCCAACGTAGCTCACGAGAATAGTGTCAAGATTCTTCACATTGATCCTTCCTTCATCGGAGCCCCTCTGGAAATTCGTTAGGGCATTATAAGAGGTATATTCAACGTATCGCCTAGTGCGTTCTGTATTAGCCATTCAACCCATGTCATTTCACGCACGTTGGGATAGTAGAAGAATTCGTTCGTGTTGTGTATACAATTGTTGCTAAAAAGGTCAAAGCGTCGTTCAGAT
This sequence is a window from Candidatus Hydrogenedentota bacterium. Protein-coding genes within it:
- a CDS encoding RHS repeat-associated core domain-containing protein, yielding MTGTARYYTQDHLGSTRTLRSQAKAALARFDYDPYGGPTYHDGASATRTYTGHDLDPVTGMYFAPYRYYAPGLARWTARDLAEVESNLYSYASGIPTHFVDELGLAGKKKEFKYKQHWYCKDTASHKGPGISPEEYHIDVKTNAGGRPGKTICRLRPDGTPVPGSGSDDGLKNLIEHLTERGLIKPRKAPVPRPPTKLPLLPFLGPLLLFLDCPAELDAAEIPLEHYVPYVPHDEPSTILRYPPPLPNVSGQQRCF